A DNA window from Sphingopyxis macrogoltabida contains the following coding sequences:
- a CDS encoding tetratricopeptide repeat protein, with protein MDTEAYSKALAICRAPEADISEAYKLLSQASQEGDTRATYALSTWYLFGNEVVEKNEEYGVKLLKTLEKSNIAEAIFDLAVSYDYGKHVKKNNRKAMSLYMRAALLGDKASCEQVSQYYSEGKSVPYDKLLADAWKERAEQEENSISPSYRVWL; from the coding sequence ATGGATACCGAAGCGTATAGTAAAGCATTGGCAATTTGTCGCGCCCCCGAAGCCGATATTTCTGAAGCATACAAGTTGCTTTCCCAAGCCTCTCAAGAAGGTGATACACGAGCTACATATGCTCTATCAACTTGGTACTTATTTGGGAATGAAGTTGTTGAAAAAAATGAAGAATATGGAGTAAAATTACTAAAAACACTGGAAAAATCAAATATTGCAGAAGCAATTTTTGATTTAGCTGTATCATATGATTACGGTAAGCACGTAAAGAAAAATAACAGAAAGGCAATGTCACTTTATATGCGTGCTGCTCTTTTGGGGGATAAGGCTTCGTGTGAACAGGTTTCTCAGTATTATAGTGAAGGTAAATCAGTTCCTTATGATAAATTACTAGCAGATGCTTGGAAAGAGAGGGCGGAGCAAGAAGAAAATTCGATATCTCCGTCTTATAGGGTCTGGTTATAA
- a CDS encoding RNA polymerase sigma factor: MQPSRDQLDLGRRWRPALLSYFLRRVRDHAEAEDLTQELLAKLLKHDGDDFASPEAYIFQMASNLLADRARRHKVRAQYREFVGRSEDAGIDPIDPFRIAAGRAELADLARALGALPERTQTIFILYRLENLSQDRIAETFGISVSAVKKHVARAMAGLMKAMRSAP; encoded by the coding sequence ATGCAGCCCTCAAGAGACCAGCTCGATCTGGGGCGCCGTTGGCGGCCCGCGCTCCTGTCCTATTTCCTCCGGCGGGTGCGCGATCATGCCGAGGCGGAGGATCTGACACAGGAACTGCTTGCGAAGCTGCTGAAGCATGACGGCGACGATTTTGCCTCGCCCGAAGCCTATATCTTCCAGATGGCGTCGAACCTGCTCGCCGACCGCGCGCGGCGGCACAAGGTGCGCGCGCAATATCGCGAGTTCGTCGGCCGCAGCGAGGACGCGGGGATCGATCCGATCGATCCGTTCCGCATCGCGGCGGGGCGCGCCGAACTGGCCGACCTGGCGCGCGCACTGGGCGCGCTGCCCGAACGGACGCAGACGATCTTCATCCTCTACCGGCTCGAAAACCTGTCGCAGGACAGGATCGCCGAAACCTTCGGCATTTCGGTGAGCGCGGTGAAGAAACATGTCGCGCGCGCGATGGCGGGGCTGATGAAAGCCATGAGGAGCGCGCCATGA